Proteins from a single region of Ischnura elegans chromosome 2, ioIscEleg1.1, whole genome shotgun sequence:
- the LOC124154694 gene encoding uncharacterized protein LOC124154694 — protein sequence MSRTDSLRLAALLLLVHVFSAFAQSGKVVFGDAPKEAPAAAAEEARAYPGPLRYASTAPDLGGPNANFSSREAPPGGRRGKNLLNWLGLGTGPETDPYLAAANEQCLVGDLSECFKSRALSSLDEFFLTSSTSFPLTENARIRRYKAPGADEEARHGRSFEFSAQPRAADSEWDRFVKFLLRRVEVFIKSAGLELEFPSQVTAGGRYTPRFIEDIATEIDLIEDKNDPALSRTKLKKLFIPLLVILKLFKLKLLLFLPLILGLASFKKVLGFLALVIPGVIGFFKLCKPELSHNYGSFGHSSFYQPPPQSYNNPYSTYYASRDHAPSSPSVAFREPPKTNDYDAHNLAYQGYSEYHQK from the exons ATGTCTCGCACCGATTCGCTGCGCCTCGCGGCACTCCTGCTCCTCGTCCACGTGTTCTCCGCCTTCGCGCAGTCCGGCAAGGTGGTCTTCGGCGATGCACCCAAGGAGGCGCCCGCTGCCGCCGCGGAAGAGGCCAGGGCCTACCCGGGTCCCTTGAGGTACGCGTCCACGGCTCCCGATCTGGGCGGCCCCAACGCCAACTTCTCCTCGCGGGAGGCCCCTCCGGGAGGCCGCCGCGGCAAGAACCTCCTCAATTGGCTGGGCCTCGGCACGGGGCCCGAGACGGACCCTTACCTCGCCGCCGCCAATGAGCAGTGCCTCGTGGGCGACCTATCCGAGTGCTTCAAGTCGAGGGCCCTCTCCTCCCTCGACGAGTTCTTCCTCACGTCGAGCACCTCCTTCCCGCTGACCGAGAACGCGCGCATTCGGCGCTACAAGGCGCCCGGTGCCGACGAGGAGGCCCGGCACGGCAGGAGCTTCGAGTTCTCGGCGCAGCCGCGCGCCGCCGACTCGGAGTGGGACCGCTTCGTCAAGTTCCTACTGCGCCGCGTCGAGGTGTTCATCAAGTCCGCGGGCCTGGAATTGGAGTTCCCGTCCCAAGTGACGGCGGGAGGCCGCTACACGCCTCGCTTCATTGAGGACATCGCCACGGAGATAGACCTCATCGAGGATAAGAACGACCCCGCCCTCT CTCGCACGAAGCTGAAGAAGCTGTTCATTCCGCTGCTGGTCATCCTCAAGCTGTTCAAACTGAAGCTGCTGCTTTTCCTGCCGCTCATCCTGGGCCTCGCCTCCTTCAAGAAGGTCCTCGGGTTTCTGGCGCTTGTCATTCCCGGAGTCATCGGCTTCTTCAAGCTGTGCAAGCCAGAGCTCAGCCACAACTACGGCAGCTTCGGCCACAGCAGCTTCTACCAGCCGCCGCCACAATCCTACAACAACCCATACTCCACATACTACGCGTCCAGGGACCACGCCCCATCATCCCCATCCGTCGCATTCAG